The stretch of DNA CCGACAGGGAGAAAATGATGACTCGAATCACAGTATTCAAGAAGCGTGACTATAGTTGTCAAAATATGAGATTTGAACTTGTGTCTTCCTCCATTATTGACTCGGGTACAAAATAAATTCCAGAATAAAACGAACGACTTCGTTTTCCCACTTCACTTCCGTCGCATAATAAGGTAATGATACGTCTATAGCCCCTTAATTTGCGAACATTTTCGGCGCTGTAGCTCCAAAATTAAGCACTCGTAGAATCGCAGTTTCAACGTGGGAGAATATTCGTCGTTATGTTCCATTTTGTTAACCTTCTGTTGAGTTGGAATGGCACTTAACACGCATTGTACATCTTAAATCAGTACATTTCTTTTCCCATCGATTTGGCTGTTCCTTCTACGAAAAATTATGTGCCTTACAATTTATAGATGGTACAGGTAGTATTGATCAATCTGCCTGCATTTTTTCCATTCTTCAGCCCTTATCACGTTTTTATTAAGCCTTCATTCTTGCTCCGTAATCGATCAACGTTACAGTCTGTCTTCAAAACGCTCTGatttgatttgttttattgGCACAAAATGTTTGCTTCTGTAAAGGTTAGCGATAAGAGATTCAGATCTAAGAAAGCGTTAGCTTTTCGATTAACTATGATACTAATTCGGTTCCTGTATCCCTCCACAGCCTCACGAGTTTCTCCTAAACAACTTGAAGCGTTCCCCGAGTAGCGAAGAAATGGATCTCACCATGAAGCGTGTCAAGGTGGAGCCGAACATCCTCTCGCCAACCCTGCCGGCCACCACGCTGGTGAAAAAGAATGTCATCAAGCGGGAAAATATGGACGACATTGCCGACGATCAGCACAGCCTGCACAGTGACAGTGCCGACAGCAGTGACTCGGGAAGGCTCCAGATGGACATTTCCTCCCAGGATGCCGGTTCGGAGTGCACCACGGATGACATCAAACGTtcgaacaacaacaataacaataatcACAGCCACaatcaccaccaccaccatcatCACCAACACCACCACCAGAGCAGTCAGCTAGACCACATGGGACGGGAAACGCCCGACAGCTTAAACTCGATCGAGGAACAGCAGCATCTGCAGCAGGCACAGATTCATCTTGGTCAGCAGTTTGGCGTTCTGGCCGATGGTGCGGATCCGGCTACGACGCAGTTGTGGCAGGCATTGGCCCAGAATACGAGTGAGTGTTGGAAACGAATCACAACTTTTGCTTCGGTTGTTATATTCTGTTTTTCGATTTCGTTACAGATTTGATAAACGGTGCAGGCAACGAGGCGACTCAGCTGCTTCGAAAGATGATTAATGCACGAACACTTGGTCTTCAGTTTTCGCCGTCCATTCAGATTACCCCGGGAGTGTCATTGACTAAGGTATTATCAAACATAGGAttaacattgattttttttaacgatAAAGTTAATCTTCCAGAATGATACCAACCGCAGCAGTGGACAGGGTCGCCGGAAGCAGTCTTGTCCCAGCCGAACAACGCCAGTGGAAGGAAACTCTCCCAACACGACAATGGAGGCACTCAAGCTGACGACCTCGAACAAGGCCAACACAACCGTAGTTaccagcaacaacagcagcagtccGATCCATTTGGATGGGGCCAGTCAACAACTAAGCCGTGCCAACTCGACAAACATTCTGTTCCGGACGAAAATTGATGCCTCACCCCAGTCGGCAGCGGGTCTCCTACCGAGCGTGATTGAACAAAACAGTGGAGCTGTGAGCCCACAACTGGCGCAGCTGAGTAAGAATGCTGCTGCCCAACTAGCCGCCCAGCAGTTGGCCCAACAATCCCAggcacagcagcagcagcagcagcagcaccagcaaggtcagcagcagcagcagggccAAAATCAGCAGCAAAATTCGCAACAGAAGGACATGTCCTGTACCAACTGTGGAACTACCACGACCACCATCTGGCGGAGGAACATTCGTGGGGAGATGGTGTGCAACGCATGTGGTCTGTACTTCAAGTTGCATGGTGTCAACCGGCCGCATACGATGCGACGGGATACGATTCACACGCGAAGACGCCGACCAAAGGGAGATAAGTCCACTAGGAGGAGTAAGTTCTGGCTTCCTTGGTCGTGATTGAGAACATTGCTAAGCTATGTttcgtttttcattgtagaatccaTCAAACAAGAGGGTGCCGAAGCTATCGACAATGGCGTCGTGGATGGAGCTGCCGATTTGCAAGCATTACAAAATCATAACCTGCTGATTGCCTTGAGGGATGCTGCCCGTGCGACGCCACCCAACTTCCCAATGCCACCTGTGAGTCTGATTGCTAGCTTTCTCAGAATTTTCgctaattcaaaataaaagattATGTTccactatttttattttaaatcatgtTTGCCATCGCTAATCTTTGTGCGGAAATGGTAAACTTCATTGAACGACCGGATTTGCGGCAAACACTGCCTCTTTCCTCTTTCGGAATGTTGTTTAGAGGCGTGGGGTGTCATATACAAAATGTTCGAAACATCATTCGCGAGGGAAGTTTTTATAAAAAAGACTCTTCATAAAAAATTGGTCCGAAATCAATTGAGTAACGGTACTTTACTTGGAATGGGCTCTGATCAAGGCATATCGCATTGTCAATATCCATAGAACTAATATGCATCGAATTTAAATGAAATGCATATTATGGTAATTATggtaatttatttgtttattgttcACAGTTCAAATTTCCAGAAATCACCGAGCATCTGTTTTGATTGCTACAAATGCGGTTTATTCGGTTCGGCGTAACAAAAGCATCACCAATATTCTACGTTTCAATCAGCGTTTAAGttctttaaaaatccaagattttttttaatccatTTTTTGCCAAGCATTTGAAacaatcgaacagcaacttttatgatttttcatgggtttggaAAGAAACtatatggtaaggttttggaATCAAATGATAGTTTAGTCTGTTAGCTACCATttactatcaatttcattcaatttcataaccgtataaaaaacaaaacattatacaattcaaaaatatgtaaacttttctacagtattactttaaTAAAAGATTgatgatgtaggaaaaaaataattgaattgaacAATCCTACAGGATCTAAAACGTAGGCTTTGGCctattttttacagcttggtcatATTTGGGTTGATAAAACATCATGAGGAATAGGCGCATGCATTGTTTCCTCCATTAGAATCAATTCCAGAGAAAATCCCATAGCTTGATTGATTTTCGTCAGATTTTAGATATGTTCATGCTATTTGCTTTGGCAAATGTTTCTGCTATATATGTAATAAAATTATGAACTACAACCCCCAAAACTCAATCTATTACAAGATAAAGAAGTTGGACACGCGTTCAGGAGGTCCGTGTTCCCGTTTTCGTTCGAAGCAGGAAAATTGTTCGTTCATACGAAACATTCAATTCCTTTTTTCGTTCGAATgtgtttaacccattaacgaccaagttgtaaaaaatatttttatagtaaaagccattggtgtaattttgattattggcgttacagaaaccccaatcttcaagaattatttttttccgttcttctgtttcccggaaaatgacaaaaaagcgccaaacaaaaacattggccaaaacctacatttttgaTTCTGTAGAAGGTTCAATCCAATGGGTTTTtgctacatcacaatgtgtgttcttttatcaaagtagtactgtagaaaagttacatatacagggtgggccatttaaagtggaaggatttgtttttgcaatagcaaagtaaagaagtggaatttaaaattattttttttgaagttcatttattttggtccaaggagatttgttctaactactttttgattatgatatctcgtaaatgaccgcctctggccttgaccgcaaaatgtgcccttttttcggcattttccatcactttgtccaatgtttcggccgatatggttttcagcgcagccagggtccttgatttaccagtgtataccttggattttaaatatccccataaaaaaaagtcaggaggcgtcaaatcaggtgatctcggtggccagtcataatcgccgtttttcgatattaatcttccggggaacatttcgcgcaataatttggtcgtggcagccgctgtatggcatgtag from Toxorhynchites rutilus septentrionalis strain SRP chromosome 3, ASM2978413v1, whole genome shotgun sequence encodes:
- the LOC129779122 gene encoding putative uncharacterized protein DDB_G0271606 isoform X2 encodes the protein MCLYCYWKLWIQHYRILEILSQSSEKLEHLIASSPASLAAKASAEQDAIAALQALRNNNNHTKSVTSVLSKTHLQNLEANSVSVIPIESMKITSSNQQQQQQQHPSIIHQTIHLHPTQLQQQQQQQQHQPKHPLIQVKNLTQLQQEHLETAAVLMDISKKVIISPPSSNPQSPSLLAEQQHQQQQQQQHQQQHQRQQLQQSHQYQAAVNHNNNQPQLQSIKSSVIKPHEFLLNNLKRSPSSEEMDLTMKRVKVEPNILSPTLPATTLVKKNVIKRENMDDIADDQHSLHSDSADSSDSGRLQMDISSQDAGSECTTDDIKRSNNNNNNNHSHNHHHHHHHQHHHQSSQLDHMGRETPDSLNSIEEQQHLQQAQIHLGQQFGVLADGADPATTQLWQALAQNTNLINGAGNEATQLLRKMINARTLGLQFSPSIQITPGVSLTKNDTNRSSGQGRRKQSCPSRTTPVEGNSPNTTMEALKLTTSNKANTTVVTSNNSSSPIHLDGASQQLSRANSTNILFRTKIDASPQSAAGLLPSVIEQNSGAVSPQLAQLSKNAAAQLAAQQLAQQSQAQQQQQQQHQQGQQQQQGQNQQQNSQQKDMSCTNCGTTTTTIWRRNIRGEMVCNACGLYFKLHGVNRPHTMRRDTIHTRRRRPKGDKSTRRKSIKQEGAEAIDNGVVDGAADLQALQNHNLLIALRDAARATPPNFPMPPAFQHYLRVTQNFDPSGADMETGDDSGPENDLDSCNLPLNLVATQLGSDSSQH